Part of the Spinacia oleracea cultivar Varoflay chromosome 5, BTI_SOV_V1, whole genome shotgun sequence genome, TGACTGAATAAAGATTCTGTAAATCCTGGCGTAGTTGATCTGCAAGTACAACGAGCATCTTCCTATTTCTATTTCTGCCTCTTGAATATTTTACTCATGTAAGACTTCAGCACTGCTTGCACGGCTTTGCCCGGTAGAGCTTCAATGCTGATTGTTAGCTTCTCATATACATCAATCTCATATTCAACAAAGATACCCTACCATAAACATATCATTATCACACacaaaaacaagttaaatgAGGGAGAAAAGAATCAGCACTTACTGTGCATGCTACtctagttttttttgttttttttttaattaattatacctGAAGATTGAGGTCTTCATACAGAGATTTCACAGCACCAACATTTGCTGGATCCGCTTTCCCGTAGTTATCCTGTAAATGGAGATCTTTGCTCATCAAGCAAAGGTGTGTctgcattttttttaattctattTGCATAAACAGGACTATACCAATAACAGTTTCTTCTGCTCCTCGTTGGAAACTTCTAAAGCTTTCACCACCAACCAAGAACACTTAAAGTCTTCAATGTCTGATCCAATCTGATGCAAATGaatatgtaataagaatcaaaacCTACAAGATAGCTGGGTAATTATTACTCACCACTGAACAATCATCAAACTTCACATACTCCTTACCTTGCCACTCTTTTCGGGATCACCAAAGCAGTCTAAATAATCATCCTGCCAAATGACACAAGAAAAATCATTCCCTTTGCAAACAAGCATCCCAACATTCCCAAATACCATAACTACTACCAACCACCTGAAATCCCTATCTAAATATTCCTAATTACACGTTTAAGGAACTTGATGTCAGTATACAGCAACGAATTACACCAAAAACGGCATAAAAACTGCTCAGAATCAGGAATCCGGTATTTAAACTCACAAGGCCATTACCAACATCTATGGTCATGTAAATCATGCCTACAAGTCCACAGCAGAGCATTCGAGCAGCAGCACCATGTCATAGCAGACAATTTAACAACACTACGGTATTGTGAATCATGTCtacaaatccaaaaaaaaatggggagaaaaagggaagaaaatcAAGGAAAAGTAGGCATTCATCCAGCTCTACTTTAGATAGAAGGTAAAAATAGACTCAACCCCTTTTCAAATGCCCAGCATGACTCCCTTTCTTTTTTGACTTTTAGCAATTCGCATGAGTTATGGTAAGGTCCTGGAGGAAAGTTGTTTCAAGCAACATAAATGATCCATCAGTAAGATTTTAATTATATTCTAGCTGTGCACAAAAGGATACCTGAACTTGGAAGTAGATGCCCATCTCAAGAAGGATGTCCTTCACGTCATCGTAGTCATTCAGCTTTTCACCTAACATGAGCAGAGCACATGCAAACTGCACAGGAATAATAACGCAAAATGTTGACATAGTGCTAGTAGTTAAAATTATATGTGACTATCAATGACTATGGATAAGAAGCTAAAACTAAATATACTAACACCATACGTTGCATGATTTTGTCATGATTTCGAACTTAATAACATTTTGGGGAACATATTTCCTGGACAGAGCTAAGGTTAGCAAACCCGTGAATATCAACATTGAAACCCAACATTTCTAGCACAGGAGAATAAGTCCAACAGTCTGAATAAATATTAAAGTATTATTCAGAGACGATAAAGCAATTAACACCTAAGCTTCCACCAGAAACAAAAGAGATGAGTAGTTATATCTAAGATCCATGTATTCCTTCATCATCTAGAAGAGAGTTGGCGAGAATAGGTGTAAAAAAGAGTTTGATGGTTTAATTGGCCATACAGGTGTGCAGGACGCTAAAGCAACATCATTACAAATCTAAAACAGAAGGTGTTTTGGATCCTGCATTGACTGAAGAAGACATTCTACAGGAAAAAGAAGAGTCAACTGCATAAGTACATATTTATGGCTTACCAAGAAGTATCATAATAGTTCCCAAAATAAAGTTTTAAGAATCCAAAATCGATTTCAGGGGTTTGATATAGGTGTTAATGTGTCATTCAACTACTTCCAAGCAGCTCATCGGGCATGCAAAACAAATGTCCACGCTACTCAATTGGTGCAATCAAAGGCCAATTAGGCTAGTACTAGTAACACAAATGTCAGCTATACCCGGTCGGCACAATTACACATGTGATACAATTGCACATGATCTAAGAACATAATATACTCAAGTAACCACCAATGCCAGCGACTCCAGGTCGGCACAATTTATACCTTAAACATCAAGGAATTAATTCAATATTCTTTAAGTGAATCTAGTTACTTACTGGTAGATAAAATGTTCCATATGCAGTCTTGTACTGACTGATGCGTCGATGACTGCAAGCAGCAGATGTTATCAACTAGATTGTATAATAGTAAAAGATAATGAAACAGATTTTACATGATGATGAAAGCATCAGAGCATGAAATGAAGCTGACAAATGTTTATAACAACAAAGAATAGAAAAAACAGATCCAACCGGACATTCATGAATAATTATAGAATTAGTCTACAAAGAATCAGCATTATCATTACGCCATTCCCTTTAAAGAGGCTCCCGGAACAGGCAGGGTAAGGGGTATTGGGTAGGACATACGCAATCTTACCCCTGCAACTGCAGAGAGACTATTTCCAATTGACCCataagcgataacgggacgaccatcttgtGCTTCATGGATCGGAAGAAAAGAGGTTTggagagccattttgatttagttaaTTATATTCCAAAGCCAAAAGACCATGCTAAtctatagaaaaaaaaaagacgaGTTCCTTCCAATCTGCCATCACAACCTACAAATATCACCaccaatctaatctaatctaatctaatcatATACTTACTATAATGAAGCTGAATAAATTCACCCAAAAGTGTCACTTAACATTTCTTTTGAATGCCAAGTGTCTCCTTTATTATAGAATACTACATATAAGTAAATCCTATTCATACCACATGCATATCATAAGTGGTTTAATTATTAATATGGGATGTATTTACATTACTGGCATATCAAATGTTTCCTTGACAGAATATTTTCTTCAATGATATAATTGTTTCTTATAAATATTTGATAGTCCTATATTATAttctaaaaaaaagaaatttattAGAAATTTTAGCCTTGGGCATGGCACCAACCACCAAACTACTACTTAACTGAAGTACAAGAATAACAAAGTATACTTTATGTAGAATTAGGATCATGGGAATTCTCTGACAGTTGAGGAAAATATCAAGGGACAACTTTGGCAATAACATCATGCAACAATAAATTCTTTAACATTATCATGATTAAATATTGAAGTGATTTTCACTCACAGGGTTGGAGTGTATTTCAACAAATCTTTCTCCCCTTCGAGTGTAGTTATCAGATCAATCATTTCTCCACAAGCTGTCTGGAACTCTACCTGTGAAAATAGATTTATTGAACAAGGAAAAAGAATTAATGTGTTTATCGTAAGCCTCCCAGTCACGGTGAAGCTTAAATCAACAAAACAATAGACATCCACCTCATTGAATAAATCAAGGAGATCTGCATAGTAAGGTTGATCTCTAAAGTGTTTCCTAAGAATCCTGTGAATATGATTCCAAAGTAGAATGCCATCGTTGACAGCGATCATGCCAACctgcaaacaaacttcaaacaTGAACTTGCTTCAACAAGTGAAAATAAAAAGCAATGGTGAGAACTGCAGCACAAACCTTAGGCAATCTAAACCAACAAGGCTGGCCACGCCTAGTGTGAGAACTATCCAAAATATCATCGAGAACAAGAACACACCCCACCAGCTGCAACGCAAACATCAAAAGGAGTATATTGTAAACAGTGTGATTCAAGGCTAATACGCAAGTAAGATTGACAAAGAAATTAAAGCGTTTTGTCAAGCTAAAAATTAAAAAGCAATTAACACAGTCTGAACTCTGAAGTATTGATATCAGAGAAACAAGAAAAGCAATGATAGTTCCCTAAGGTTAACTGATAATTGAGGGCCTGTGTACGATATACCCCTAATATGCAaagcccttgtggctcattcgaccaaaaagaaaattgataaattgaatGAATACCCATTGAATGCACCAGCCAAGAACAAAAGCGCGAAAAATGGCATCTTCAGGGATTTGTTTCCCGTCATTTAGTAACCTGTAGCTCTCAATTACAGACAGACCCCTATTCATTTTTCCTGACCCAGAAACAAAAAAAGTTAACAAATTCGAGATTACGAACTCAAATTACattgaattgaaatgaaattaaatgaataaTTAGGACTGAAAAAATGTACCTGCAGGAACATTATAATCCAGCATCTGAGAAATTTGAAGAATGGgttttaaaacattaattaacaaGAAGGATAGCGCAATTTGGATAATACACCGAGGTGATGAACATGGAGAAGGGTTAGATTTAGTGAAATTACCTGATGGAGCCATTGACGGGAGACATGGTCATACTCAAAGGCAGGATCTTGCAGCAACTCCATCTTCAGAACTTGATATACTTCTCTAAATCTTTCTCTCCCGTCCTTCTCTCCCTCCATCTTCACTACTTCCTCGACTTTTTTTGCACTCACTTCTCCACAACCCCAGCGAGGTCAAAGACACTGCTCTATCACTGACTCGTGTTActttattgttttgttttttaatataACTAGATTTTAAGCCCGTTCATAGAACGAGCGGTTGTATAGTGGTTGTTCAGATGTGTttttaagttttaattagtgagtacttgtgatttttggtaatatatgaattaaatagatgTGTAATTTAAAggttgaaaaaatataaaaattatatgttgaataaatattggatgttaaaggggtggagtgaaagagactaatgagtatattagactattaataacttgatggtaaataaggaaaatggagtggaagagTCGTTAGAAGttgtaaattatagaaacaataaagaaaatttgaaaaaaaaataaaacaaaatgatggatgaaatGAGAGATGtcacatggcttctaataatgagatgtcacatggcttctaataacctatggtgttcctttttaaatactaggtatagatttgtCATAAAGGATTTTTTATAGGTTAATATaattggaaaatttggtaatattaatgcAACATTTGaacgattttcttttattaattcactttctatatattttttaataatttcaccTTTATTACCTAGCTACTTAACGATTTTCATTAGGCCCAACAGATCATAAACCTGTTATAGGcggtaatatgtccctacgtggcagtactctctctcgatatttTCGCGGTCAAATGAGTCTACAATAAATGTCGTATACCGATGTATTTTGAAACTGATTTGTACCGCTATGTATTGAACTAGTATTTAATTTAGGAGATTTTTACTCGGCGCCCGCGTTAGCTAAAAACGCCGGCATATTCATAATGAAAGGACAATAATGCCCTTTAAAAAAATCACCCCCTCCCCTGTTACTTCTGCCATTGTTTTTCTGACCACCACCCCCTTCCCTGTGACCTCTGCCATTGTTGTATATATCAACAGGAAACTATTATTCTTGCGAAAACAAAGCACATACATAATTGTACCAGGCATTAGATTGCACAAATATTCTTGGTGAAGACTCGCGATATAATATTTGTCACCAATTACGTATTCTCACTCATTGATACAGAGTATTAGTTTCCtaataaccaaaacatatttgTAAATATTCTTTAGTACTACATATTAACTAACCTAGATATACTTAATTATAATAGTTAGCTCTTAATTAGCTCCATGATTCTAGGAGTAACTTGCGCTAAATAGTCTAGGAGTAAATTACTGtcaatcaataataatcaaagAATTACATTCTAATGCTCATCTCTCCCAGTACTCTGTTCACGTAGCCTGCTCTGTTCTGTCACTGCGCGGGTATAATGAGTCCATCAGCGAACGaggttcccccccccccccccagaaTTTGTCAATTAGGTCGTGCACGGACATTGGGGGTGGAGTCAAGGCAGCCGCGCACAGGTTGTGCGCCGGCGACACGACAACCACGCAGATGTTATGCGCGCCCTTCTTGTAGCCGGCGCACAGCCTGTGCGCGGCTGCCCTCCCTCCCCCCGCAAAGGCTGTGCGCGGGATTGctgtttaacttttttttttccctttaattCCTGTAATTGCTCTTTAATTgtcgttttattttctgttattattgttgtttaattattgttttattttctattattattatcattgttgtttaattattggttttatttgaaaatttattttgtttatcataATAATTTCCATTTAATATTAAAAagtttaataaattttcgaacaTATAgcgttaaaagaataaaaaaataatgcaGGAAGTTATGGCTGCCGGAGGAGAGGGGGAGGGGGTGAAAGATGGGTGAAAAGAATGAAGGGAGGGGTAATGTTTTAAGGGCAGAAATGTACTTTCACATTAAAAGCACTAGCGATTTTAGCGTACGCGGGCGTCGAATAACGATACACTTAATTTAATCATACAAACAGAACCTatattttaatataataattcaaGTTTTTTTAAAGGTAAATAATACTTCGTACAAGTTAATTACTTACCAAATAAAGAACCTCCCTTTTTCAGTTTTTTACATTTTACACTGTATCAGTCTTTCTCCTCCGTTGATTAGTTGAATATTTTTCTTCTTATTCTATCccatattaattaatattcaTCATTTTTTCTTCTTATTCTATCCCTTATTAATTGATAGCCCTAACAACCtaatttcattaattttaattataatatttatCATTCATTAATCTAAAACCTTAATCAATATATGTTTCTGAATATTTGTAAATTAGTCTTTAGGAATGAGAAAATTAGGTATTCATCACACATTCAAAGTAATACGGTGCTTCGCCGGCGTTCAGAGAGTTAATTTTTCAAGGTTTTATTTCTACTAGCTCTTTTTTGTTCCTTTTCGGACTATTAATGACATGCTATTGATGTGTTGTGATTCACAATTTGTGAACCTATACTTCGTTCTTTATAGAATTTTATTCATTAATCCTGACCTTTTATCAATTGACCCATTATTTATCGATAAACAGCAGCAATTAAATTGTCGTCTTATTTCACCGATAGGTATCCATGCAAGCTCgatcaatttatttatttaattaattaattgggtATATTATTGGTACAAAGCGAAACACGTCATTTATTAAACTAGTGGTAAATAGCGATACACGACGTTTACCTTAGAATTTTCACATTCATCaatatcatcatcaattcatcaccatctcgttgactttttcaccggttATCGGTCAATTAAGCCCAATAAAAATCGTTGGGTAgcaaaggtgggattattaaataaatatgtcgtatgtgggattaataaatgaaggccaaaggttggattaatattaccaaattttgcTACTTTTTATCTAGTTTTTCTTCAATCATCCGTTCcataaagaattaaatatttatCAGATTAATTGTTAACTTAATAGATAAAGTGTAATCTATATCTTAAATTATTTTCATACTCTGTATTATAATCGTTACGAAGTATATCTTATTTTATATAATTACTGATGTGGCAATAACCAGAAGTCCACCTTGGACCTACCGTAGGGTGACACCTGGCACCCTAAGTCTTACTAAGAAAACGAGCCAAACGTTTCAGCATATTTAACTTATAAACTGCAAAAGGCCCAAAGGCCCATACACCGAAAATGGCACTTTAAAAGCCTCTTTGATCCATGTATCAGATGAGGACGCATGTCCTCATCTATGAGGTTAGCCAATCATATGGCTAGGGTTTTGGGACACTTCTCAAATCCCTAGtcctataaatagttcaaatCTCAAGGTAAAAGAGCAATCAATTTATTCctacctaccttaaactattcTGCTATGCCTTCTCTCTAagaattacttatctctctagccaatacttacttaggcattaGAGAGAATAtttctacgggaatattcttattttgcaggttgcagggagattgtgccagcgcatacttgatacctctgaGGAAAGGGTGACACATCAGCATCAACAAAGTTCCCACAATATTTGGCGCCGTATGTGAGGAGGTACAATATCATGGCGAAACTGCAATCTGGAGGGCATAAGAATGACTCAAGGGGAAGACGACTCCACAGGAACAGCGCCGCACAGGCTATCGGCAAAGATAGTCAGTCTACCACAAAAGTTGTGGCACCTTCTATAAGTCGAGAAGCTGCGACACCTCTCAACGCAGCAGCAAGCCAACCGACCTCAACAAGATATATACAACAAATGTTACATGGTCTTCATCAGGACATCGCGGCAAGATGACAAGCGCAACTTCAACATACCCTCCAAGAATAAATTGCAAAATCCTTTAACGAAGTCGTCCCGATGAAGGAGCAAGGCAAGACGACCATGCAGGAGGAGGATAACAATGAGGATAAGCTGATCCACGACCTCCATGAGGAAAATCAGATTGCAGACGAAGTGATAGAAGTCAGCAGTGCACCCAGGGTAACTCGTTCAAATGAAACACTCAACTACCACGTAAGGGAAGAATTCCCAAGGCGACGAATGAACTCAGTACATCACATCCAACAAGGGATCCTGCCCGCGCAACAAGGCTATACATCCCCTTACAGTGCCACCATCATGTCTGCACCTAAAGAGTCTAAAGTGAAAACTCCTCTCATGGATGCCTACGATGGTACTTCCGACCCTGGCATGCAGCTAATAGCATACttataacaccctaataattccttgctttttataaaatattttccaacttaaaacaaaggaattaccaagatatattaccgccaccgtgataacggctaaggctatttaccataattatgcagcggaatttaactaactttcaaacatattaaatagttaatggtcgtttaacaacttggaaccactaaggcccaaaaccaaactTTAAATAgttaaaaatccattaactaaggtCCAAATAATTATTGCAGTCATgactaaaaaataaatgtagagtttataaatacataagagaaaataatctctcaaacacaatcccatgataacttctcccgcaagttatctctacaaacctgtttattaaaatatactccccaacaacgcaaatgcaatgatggatcatcatagggtcattaaggcaaaggccatgaccgaaagacatgaagcacgaagttaGCGAAAGTTGAGTAcggacaagctagaatgaattcctaatctaacatgcttcactcaactatatataataatccacatgcaaaagccgttttaaaaaacaaagtaatcatggagacaagaatcgacacttgacacgactcttaactcacagattaatatgaattagcttcgaacgggtaa contains:
- the LOC110800321 gene encoding farnesyl pyrophosphate synthase 1; translated protein: MEGEKDGRERFREVYQVLKMELLQDPAFEYDHVSRQWLHQMLDYNVPAGKMNRGLSVIESYRLLNDGKQIPEDAIFRAFVLGWCIQWLVGCVLVLDDILDSSHTRRGQPCWFRLPKVGMIAVNDGILLWNHIHRILRKHFRDQPYYADLLDLFNEVEFQTACGEMIDLITTLEGEKDLLKYTPTLHRRISQYKTAYGTFYLPFACALLMLGEKLNDYDDVKDILLEMGIYFQVQDDYLDCFGDPEKSGKIGSDIEDFKCSWLVVKALEVSNEEQKKLLLDNYGKADPANVGAVKSLYEDLNLQGIFVEYEIDVYEKLTISIEALPGKAVQAVLKSYMSKIFKRQK